From Mya arenaria isolate MELC-2E11 chromosome 1, ASM2691426v1, a single genomic window includes:
- the LOC128240647 gene encoding probable G-protein coupled receptor 139 — protein sequence MEVYGPSIELDLSLPNVSSGLNFTVANVTDTNMVQNNDTTEEFNKSELNQMLYFLFGKIICSFGITFNIINLCVLAQKELSESPYIYLMALAMSDMSFLAISFVHLMSYSAPSIGFAYFNIYVFFVGANICFNTSVWLIVFITIERMTFVLWPMKAKPTRRKALIAITCIFIFCAIINIPRAFCYEIVVSTNGKFGTKGRPFRESELFYILSWFHSVIINFVPNLMLIVTNSVLILALRRASKDRLRLQCNQAEAARRDQSRLTRMLIIIVIMFFICTIPSAFSDDPIGYALFGKRKKQTWTQYVNSQGNLNLIYVINVLLYLNSSLNFLLYCAFNQKFRLATRHLFWKVKSSLRRSTRNPSGYVSNSCNSQKTCCSTKL from the coding sequence ATGGAGGTATACGGGCCGAGCATCGAGTTGGACCTATCCTTACCAAACGTTTCTTCAGGATTGAACTTTACTGTAGCAAATGTAACAGACACCAACATGGTCCAGAATAACGACACCACAGAAGAGTTTAACAAGTCTGAACTCAACCAGATGCTTTATTTCTTGTTTGGAAAAATAATTTGTAGTTTTGGAATTACgtttaacattattaatttgTGTGTACTAGCCCAAAAGGAACTGAGCGAATCACCATACATATACTTGATGGCTTTAGCGATGTCAGACATGTCCTTTCTGGCCATATCATTTGTTCACCTAATGTCTTATAGCGCTCCAAGCATTGGCTTTGCGTATTTCAATATCTATGTTTTCTTTGTGGGAGCAAACATTTGCTTTAATACCAGTGTTTGGCTCATCGTTTTCATCACAATTGAAAGAATGACCTTTGTACTTTGGCCAATGAAAGCCAAGCCAACTAGGAGGAAAGCGCTGATTGCAATCACTTGCATATTCATATTCTGTGCTATAATTAATATCCCGAGAGCGTTCTGTTATGAAATAGTAGTCTCGACGAATGGAAAATTTGGAACAAAGGGACGCCCATTTCGAGAAAGCGAGCTGTTTTACATCCTAAGTTGGTTCCACTCTGTAATAATTAATTTCGTTCCAAATCTTATGCTCATTGTAACGAACTCTGTCCTGATCCTTGCCCTACGGAGAGCCTCCAAAGATCGCCTTCGTCTGCAATGCAACCAAGCGGAAGCAGCCCGTCGTGATCAAAGTCGCCTTACGAGAATGCTAATAATCATAGTCATCATGTTCTTCATTTGTACCATCCCTTCAGCTTTTTCCGACGATCCTATTGGCTACGCGTTATTTGGCAAGAGGAAGAAACAGACATGGACGCAGTATGTGAATTCCCAAGGCAATTTGAATCTGATCTACGTAATCAATGTTCTACTCTACCTGAACTCATCTTTAAATTTTCTACTGTATTGCGCGTTTAATCAAAAGTTCAGGCTAGCCACACGTCACTTGTTTTGGAAAGTTAAATCCAGCCTACGTAGATCAACCAGAAATCCAAGCGGATATGTCAGCAATTCATGTAACAGCCAGAAAACATGCTGCTCAACGAAATTGTAA